A genomic stretch from Pseudomonas sp. MUP55 includes:
- the zipA gene encoding cell division protein ZipA: MEIGLREWLIVIGIIVIAGILFDGWRRMRGGKGKLKFRLDRNLSNLPDDDGSAELLGPPRVLDTHKEPQLDEHDLPSMSAPVREAREPSSKRGKRGSAGVAEPHQGDLNLDVDEGPSFSSRDDDFPDENAGKNAPRQSVNDQPAAEEVLVISVICRDAGGFKGPALLQNILESGLRFGEMDIFHRHESMAGNGEVLFSMANAVKPGTFDLDDIDLFSTPAVSFFLGLPGPRHPKQAFDVMVAAARKLSQELNGELKDDQRSVLTAQTIEHYRQRIVEFERRALTQKR, translated from the coding sequence ATGGAAATCGGTCTGCGCGAGTGGCTGATCGTCATCGGCATTATTGTCATTGCCGGTATTCTTTTTGATGGCTGGCGCCGCATGCGCGGTGGCAAGGGCAAGCTTAAATTCCGCCTGGACCGAAACCTGTCCAACCTGCCGGACGATGACGGCAGCGCCGAGCTGCTGGGGCCGCCCCGTGTGCTGGACACCCACAAGGAACCGCAACTGGATGAACACGACTTGCCGTCGATGAGCGCGCCAGTGCGTGAAGCCCGTGAACCCTCGTCCAAGCGCGGTAAGCGCGGCAGCGCTGGCGTTGCCGAGCCGCATCAGGGCGACCTGAACCTCGATGTCGATGAAGGCCCGAGCTTCAGCAGCCGCGACGATGATTTCCCGGATGAAAACGCCGGCAAGAACGCACCACGCCAATCGGTCAACGATCAGCCGGCCGCCGAAGAAGTGCTGGTAATCAGTGTGATCTGCCGCGACGCGGGTGGTTTCAAGGGCCCTGCGCTGTTGCAGAACATCCTTGAGAGCGGCCTGCGCTTTGGCGAGATGGATATCTTCCACCGTCACGAAAGCATGGCCGGTAACGGCGAAGTGCTGTTCTCCATGGCCAACGCGGTCAAGCCGGGCACCTTCGACCTGGACGATATCGACCTGTTCAGCACCCCGGCGGTCAGTTTCTTCCTCGGTCTGCCAGGCCCGCGTCACCCGAAACAAGCGTTCGACGTGATGGTGGCCGCAGCCCGCAAGCTGTCCCAGGAATTGAACGGCGAACTCAAGGACGACCAACGCAGCGTCCTCACTGCCCAGACCATCGAGCATTA